From a region of the Helianthus annuus cultivar XRQ/B chromosome 5, HanXRQr2.0-SUNRISE, whole genome shotgun sequence genome:
- the LOC110944126 gene encoding protein NYNRIN-like, translated as MTEVPDDKDRECKAMEKAEKQQVEEPWLLYTDGASNEDGACAGLRLVSPDKHEFTYAIRLDFKSTNNETEYEAFLAGLRLAIKMGVKHIEAHVDSMLVSGQINGQYEAKGDVMALNLSQAKMLLQTFYSYKVHHINRSENKPADALSKLASTSFQHLEKDVRIEVLSNPTVPLREVSVIQAGTTSWMTPIITYLQSGILPDNKAEARKIQYKAEHYQMADGILYRKSYLGPLLRCVDPEDANYLIREIHEGICGIHAGPRMVVAKVMNAGYYWPGMHLDAVKELRKCSGCQRQAPKTMRPKNELVPVTTAWPFQQWGIDMVGPFPEAPGAVKFIIVAVDYFTKWVEAKALASTTSTVVKRFIWEQLICRFGLPLRIITDNGTNFAADDLQRWFKELHIEHTFSSVAHPQGNG; from the coding sequence ATGACAGAAGTACCCGACGACAAGGATCGGGAGTGTAAAGCAATGGAAAAAGCCGAAAAACAGCAAGTAGAAGAACCATGGCTGCTATACACAGACGGCGCGTCTAACGAAGACGGCGCGTGTGCTGGGCTTCGACTGGTGAGCCCTGACAAACACGAATTCACATACGCCATACGTTTGGATTTCAAGAGCACGAACAATGAAACCGAGTACGAAGCTTTCCTGGCTGGCTTAAGATTGGCAATCAAAATGGGAGTTAAACACATCGAAGCGCATGTAGACTCCATGTTAGTGTCCGGGCAAATCAACGGACAATACGAAGCCAAAGGAGATGTGATGGCACTCAACCTGAGTCAAGCAAAGATGTTGCTACAAACCTTCTATTCCTACAAAGTGCACCATATTAACAGAAGCGAGAACAAACCAGCAGACGCGCTAAGTAAGCTCGCATCCACAAGTTTTCAGCACCTAGAAAAGGACGTGCGTATAGAAGTTTTGAGCAACCCAACAGTGCCACTAAGGGAAGTAAGCGTCATTCAAGCAGgaacaacatcatggatgactcCGATAATCACATACCTTCAATCCGGGATACTCCCGGACAACAAAGCTGAAGCGAGGAAAATCCAATACAAGGCTGAACATTATCAGATGGCTGATGGAATTTTATACCGAAAGTCATATCTTGGGCCGTTGTTGAGATGCGTTGACCCCGAAGACGCAAACTACTTAATCAGAGAAATACATGAAGGAATCTGTGGTATACATGCCGGGCCGAGAATGGTGGTGGCAAAAGTGATGAACgccgggtactactggcccgggatgcattTAGACGCGGTAAAGGAGTTGAGGAAATGCAGTGGATGCCAAAGACAAGCTCCCAAGACGATGCGGCCCAAAAATGAATTGGTACCAGTCACAACTGCATGGCCTTTTCAACAATGGGGAATAGATATGGTTGGCCCCTTCCCAGAAGCCCCAGGCGCTGTCAAATTTATAATAGTCGCAGTCGACTATTttacaaaatgggtagaggcaaaggCACTTGCATCGACCACTTCCACTGTCGTTAAAAGATTCATATGGGAACAACTCATATGCCGTTTCGGGTTACCACTCAGGATCATCACCGACAACGGAACAAACTTTGCTGCGGACGATCTTCAACGATGGTTCAAAGAATTACACATTGAGCACACCTTCTCCTCGGTCGCGCACCCGCAGGGGAATGGCTAG